A genomic region of Larus michahellis chromosome 21, bLarMic1.1, whole genome shotgun sequence contains the following coding sequences:
- the PFKFB2 gene encoding 6-phosphofructo-2-kinase/fructose-2,6-bisphosphatase 2 isoform X4, with the protein MSAAPRHGGARRGRSGALRGGEKKCSWASYMTNSPTLIVMIGLPARGKTYVSKKLTRYLNWIGVPTKVFNLGVYRREAVKSYKSYDFFRHDNKEAMEIRKRCALVALEDVKAYLLEECGQIAVFDATNTTRERRDLILNFAKENAFKVFFVESVCDDPEVIAANILEVKVSSPDYPERDRENVMDDFLKRIECYKVTYQPLDPDAYDKDLSFIKVINVGQRFLVNRVQDYIQSKIVYYLMNIHVQPRTIYLCRHGESEYNLVGKIGGDSGLSPRGKQFSQALKKFIEEQEIVDLKVWTSQLKRTIQTAESLGVTYEQWKILNEIDAGVCEEMTYAEIEAKYPDEFALRDQEKYLYRYPGGESYQDLVQRLEPVIMELERQGNVLVISHQAVMRCLVAYFLDKSADELPYLRCPLHTILKLTPVAYGCKVETITLNVEAVNTHRDKPSLNASSLPASQTPVRMRRNSFTPRASADTVKRPRHYSVGSKPLDLLGPLPSLEARDGAERPQLQVGVQPQGGNACLGWPV; encoded by the exons ATGTCGGCGGCGCCCCGGCacggcggcgcccggcggggcaggagcggggcccTGCGCGGCGGAGAGAAGAAGTGCT CATGGGCGTCCTACATGACCAACTCCCCGACACTGATCGTGATGATCGGCCTGCCCGCCCGCGGCAAGACCTACGTCTCCAAGAAGCTCACCCGCTACCTCAACTGGATTGGGGTGCCCACCAAAG TGTTTAATTTAGGAGTGTATCGCCGGGAAGCGGTGAAGTCTTACAAGTCCTATGACTTCTTCAGGCACGATAACAAAGAAGCCATGGAAATCCGCAA ACGATGTGCCTTAGTGGCTCTAGAAGATGTGAAGGCTTACCTCTTGGAGGAGTGCGGGCAAATAGCT GTGTTTGATGCAACCAACACAACTCGAGAAAGACGGGAcctgattttaaattttgctaAAGAAAACGCTTTCAAG GTGTTTTTTGTGGAGTCTGTCTGTGACGATCCAGAAGTCATCGCTGCCAACATCCTG GAGGTGAAAGTTTCCAGCCCCGACTACCcggagagggacagggagaacGTGATGGATGATTTCCTGAAGAGGATTGAGTGCTACAAGGTCACTTACCAGCCCCTTGATCCCGATGCGTATGACAA AGATCTTTCCTTCATTAAAGTGATCAATGTGGGACAGCGGTTCCTAGTAAACAGAGTCCAGGATTACATCCAGAGTAAAATCGTCTATTACCTAATGAACATTCATGTCCAGCCGCGTACCATCTACCTTTGCCGACATGGTGAGAGTGAATATAATCTTGTTGGCAAGATTGGTGGGGATTCTGGTCTGTCGCCGCGCGGGAAGCAG TTCTCTCAGGCGCTGAAGAAGTTCATCGAGGAGCAGGAAATTGTTGATCTGAAGGTGTGGACCAGCCAGCTGAAAAGGACGATCCAGACGGCCGAGTCCCTGGGGGTCACGTACGAGCAGTGGAAGATTCTCAACGAGATCGATGCT GGGGTTTGTGAAGAAATGACCTACGCGGAAATCGAAGCCAAGTATCCAGATGAGTTTGCCTTGAGGGATCAGGAGAAATATCTGTATCGCTACCCTGGAGGAGAG tcctACCAGGACTTGGTCCAGCGCCTGGAGCCGGTAATTATGGAGCTAGAACGGCAAGGCAACGTCCTCGTTATCTCCCACCAGGCGGTTATGAGGTGCCTGGTGGCTTATTTTCTTGACAAGAGCGCAG ACGAGCTGCCCTACCTGCGCTGCCCCCTCCACACCATCCTCAAGCTGACGCCCGTTGCCTACG GCTGTAAGGTGGAGACGATCACCCTGAACGTGGAAGCAGTGAACACCCACCGCGACAAACCCTCGCTGAACGCA AGCAGCCTTCCCGCCAGCCAAACCCCTGTAAGGATGAGAAGAAACAGCTTTACGCCGCGGGCCAGCGCGGACACGGTAAAGCGCCCACGACATTACAGCGTTGGGAGCAAACCTCTCGACCTGCTGGggcctctcccctccctggaaGCTCGAGATGGGGCCGAGCGGCCGCAGCTGCAAGTCGGTGTCCAG cctCAAGGGGGAAATGCTTGCCT AGGATGGCCGGTTTAA
- the PFKFB2 gene encoding 6-phosphofructo-2-kinase/fructose-2,6-bisphosphatase 2 isoform X5, translating into MSAAPRHGGARRGRSGALRGGEKKCSWASYMTNSPTLIVMIGLPARGKTYVSKKLTRYLNWIGVPTKVFNLGVYRREAVKSYKSYDFFRHDNKEAMEIRKRCALVALEDVKAYLLEECGQIAVFDATNTTRERRDLILNFAKENAFKVFFVESVCDDPEVIAANILEVKVSSPDYPERDRENVMDDFLKRIECYKVTYQPLDPDAYDKDLSFIKVINVGQRFLVNRVQDYIQSKIVYYLMNIHVQPRTIYLCRHGESEYNLVGKIGGDSGLSPRGKQFSQALKKFIEEQEIVDLKVWTSQLKRTIQTAESLGVTYEQWKILNEIDAGVCEEMTYAEIEAKYPDEFALRDQEKYLYRYPGGESYQDLVQRLEPVIMELERQGNVLVISHQAVMRCLVAYFLDKSADELPYLRCPLHTILKLTPVAYGCKVETITLNVEAVNTHRDKPSLNASSLPASQTPVRMRRNSFTPRASADTVKRPRHYSVGSKPLDLLGPLPSLEARDGAERPQLQVGVQPQGGNACL; encoded by the exons ATGTCGGCGGCGCCCCGGCacggcggcgcccggcggggcaggagcggggcccTGCGCGGCGGAGAGAAGAAGTGCT CATGGGCGTCCTACATGACCAACTCCCCGACACTGATCGTGATGATCGGCCTGCCCGCCCGCGGCAAGACCTACGTCTCCAAGAAGCTCACCCGCTACCTCAACTGGATTGGGGTGCCCACCAAAG TGTTTAATTTAGGAGTGTATCGCCGGGAAGCGGTGAAGTCTTACAAGTCCTATGACTTCTTCAGGCACGATAACAAAGAAGCCATGGAAATCCGCAA ACGATGTGCCTTAGTGGCTCTAGAAGATGTGAAGGCTTACCTCTTGGAGGAGTGCGGGCAAATAGCT GTGTTTGATGCAACCAACACAACTCGAGAAAGACGGGAcctgattttaaattttgctaAAGAAAACGCTTTCAAG GTGTTTTTTGTGGAGTCTGTCTGTGACGATCCAGAAGTCATCGCTGCCAACATCCTG GAGGTGAAAGTTTCCAGCCCCGACTACCcggagagggacagggagaacGTGATGGATGATTTCCTGAAGAGGATTGAGTGCTACAAGGTCACTTACCAGCCCCTTGATCCCGATGCGTATGACAA AGATCTTTCCTTCATTAAAGTGATCAATGTGGGACAGCGGTTCCTAGTAAACAGAGTCCAGGATTACATCCAGAGTAAAATCGTCTATTACCTAATGAACATTCATGTCCAGCCGCGTACCATCTACCTTTGCCGACATGGTGAGAGTGAATATAATCTTGTTGGCAAGATTGGTGGGGATTCTGGTCTGTCGCCGCGCGGGAAGCAG TTCTCTCAGGCGCTGAAGAAGTTCATCGAGGAGCAGGAAATTGTTGATCTGAAGGTGTGGACCAGCCAGCTGAAAAGGACGATCCAGACGGCCGAGTCCCTGGGGGTCACGTACGAGCAGTGGAAGATTCTCAACGAGATCGATGCT GGGGTTTGTGAAGAAATGACCTACGCGGAAATCGAAGCCAAGTATCCAGATGAGTTTGCCTTGAGGGATCAGGAGAAATATCTGTATCGCTACCCTGGAGGAGAG tcctACCAGGACTTGGTCCAGCGCCTGGAGCCGGTAATTATGGAGCTAGAACGGCAAGGCAACGTCCTCGTTATCTCCCACCAGGCGGTTATGAGGTGCCTGGTGGCTTATTTTCTTGACAAGAGCGCAG ACGAGCTGCCCTACCTGCGCTGCCCCCTCCACACCATCCTCAAGCTGACGCCCGTTGCCTACG GCTGTAAGGTGGAGACGATCACCCTGAACGTGGAAGCAGTGAACACCCACCGCGACAAACCCTCGCTGAACGCA AGCAGCCTTCCCGCCAGCCAAACCCCTGTAAGGATGAGAAGAAACAGCTTTACGCCGCGGGCCAGCGCGGACACGGTAAAGCGCCCACGACATTACAGCGTTGGGAGCAAACCTCTCGACCTGCTGGggcctctcccctccctggaaGCTCGAGATGGGGCCGAGCGGCCGCAGCTGCAAGTCGGTGTCCAG cctCAAGGGGGAAATGCTTGCCTGTGA
- the PFKFB2 gene encoding 6-phosphofructo-2-kinase/fructose-2,6-bisphosphatase 2 isoform X3 has product MSAAPRHGGARRGRSGALRGGEKKCSWASYMTNSPTLIVMIGLPARGKTYVSKKLTRYLNWIGVPTKVFNLGVYRREAVKSYKSYDFFRHDNKEAMEIRKRCALVALEDVKAYLLEECGQIAVFDATNTTRERRDLILNFAKENAFKVFFVESVCDDPEVIAANILEVKVSSPDYPERDRENVMDDFLKRIECYKVTYQPLDPDAYDKDLSFIKVINVGQRFLVNRVQDYIQSKIVYYLMNIHVQPRTIYLCRHGESEYNLVGKIGGDSGLSPRGKQFSQALKKFIEEQEIVDLKVWTSQLKRTIQTAESLGVTYEQWKILNEIDAGVCEEMTYAEIEAKYPDEFALRDQEKYLYRYPGGESYQDLVQRLEPVIMELERQGNVLVISHQAVMRCLVAYFLDKSADELPYLRCPLHTILKLTPVAYGCKVETITLNVEAVNTHRDKPSLNASSLPASQTPVRMRRNSFTPRASADTVKRPRHYSVGSKPLDLLGPLPSLEARDGAERPQLQVGVQPQGGNACLEPPASVTHETLASLSAAE; this is encoded by the exons ATGTCGGCGGCGCCCCGGCacggcggcgcccggcggggcaggagcggggcccTGCGCGGCGGAGAGAAGAAGTGCT CATGGGCGTCCTACATGACCAACTCCCCGACACTGATCGTGATGATCGGCCTGCCCGCCCGCGGCAAGACCTACGTCTCCAAGAAGCTCACCCGCTACCTCAACTGGATTGGGGTGCCCACCAAAG TGTTTAATTTAGGAGTGTATCGCCGGGAAGCGGTGAAGTCTTACAAGTCCTATGACTTCTTCAGGCACGATAACAAAGAAGCCATGGAAATCCGCAA ACGATGTGCCTTAGTGGCTCTAGAAGATGTGAAGGCTTACCTCTTGGAGGAGTGCGGGCAAATAGCT GTGTTTGATGCAACCAACACAACTCGAGAAAGACGGGAcctgattttaaattttgctaAAGAAAACGCTTTCAAG GTGTTTTTTGTGGAGTCTGTCTGTGACGATCCAGAAGTCATCGCTGCCAACATCCTG GAGGTGAAAGTTTCCAGCCCCGACTACCcggagagggacagggagaacGTGATGGATGATTTCCTGAAGAGGATTGAGTGCTACAAGGTCACTTACCAGCCCCTTGATCCCGATGCGTATGACAA AGATCTTTCCTTCATTAAAGTGATCAATGTGGGACAGCGGTTCCTAGTAAACAGAGTCCAGGATTACATCCAGAGTAAAATCGTCTATTACCTAATGAACATTCATGTCCAGCCGCGTACCATCTACCTTTGCCGACATGGTGAGAGTGAATATAATCTTGTTGGCAAGATTGGTGGGGATTCTGGTCTGTCGCCGCGCGGGAAGCAG TTCTCTCAGGCGCTGAAGAAGTTCATCGAGGAGCAGGAAATTGTTGATCTGAAGGTGTGGACCAGCCAGCTGAAAAGGACGATCCAGACGGCCGAGTCCCTGGGGGTCACGTACGAGCAGTGGAAGATTCTCAACGAGATCGATGCT GGGGTTTGTGAAGAAATGACCTACGCGGAAATCGAAGCCAAGTATCCAGATGAGTTTGCCTTGAGGGATCAGGAGAAATATCTGTATCGCTACCCTGGAGGAGAG tcctACCAGGACTTGGTCCAGCGCCTGGAGCCGGTAATTATGGAGCTAGAACGGCAAGGCAACGTCCTCGTTATCTCCCACCAGGCGGTTATGAGGTGCCTGGTGGCTTATTTTCTTGACAAGAGCGCAG ACGAGCTGCCCTACCTGCGCTGCCCCCTCCACACCATCCTCAAGCTGACGCCCGTTGCCTACG GCTGTAAGGTGGAGACGATCACCCTGAACGTGGAAGCAGTGAACACCCACCGCGACAAACCCTCGCTGAACGCA AGCAGCCTTCCCGCCAGCCAAACCCCTGTAAGGATGAGAAGAAACAGCTTTACGCCGCGGGCCAGCGCGGACACGGTAAAGCGCCCACGACATTACAGCGTTGGGAGCAAACCTCTCGACCTGCTGGggcctctcccctccctggaaGCTCGAGATGGGGCCGAGCGGCCGCAGCTGCAAGTCGGTGTCCAG cctCAAGGGGGAAATGCTTGCCT GGAGCCACCAGCCAGCGTCACCCATGAGACCTTGGCTTCCCTCTCAGCTGCCGAGTaa
- the PFKFB2 gene encoding 6-phosphofructo-2-kinase/fructose-2,6-bisphosphatase 2 isoform X2, with amino-acid sequence MSAAPRHGGARRGRSGALRGGEKKCSWASYMTNSPTLIVMIGLPARGKTYVSKKLTRYLNWIGVPTKVFNLGVYRREAVKSYKSYDFFRHDNKEAMEIRKRCALVALEDVKAYLLEECGQIAVFDATNTTRERRDLILNFAKENAFKVFFVESVCDDPEVIAANILEVKVSSPDYPERDRENVMDDFLKRIECYKVTYQPLDPDAYDKDLSFIKVINVGQRFLVNRVQDYIQSKIVYYLMNIHVQPRTIYLCRHGESEYNLVGKIGGDSGLSPRGKQFSQALKKFIEEQEIVDLKVWTSQLKRTIQTAESLGVTYEQWKILNEIDAGVCEEMTYAEIEAKYPDEFALRDQEKYLYRYPGGESYQDLVQRLEPVIMELERQGNVLVISHQAVMRCLVAYFLDKSADELPYLRCPLHTILKLTPVAYGCKVETITLNVEAVNTHRDKPSLNASSLPASQTPVRMRRNSFTPRASADTVKRPRHYSVGSKPLDLLGPLPSLEARDGAERPQLQVGVQVVPSLRSPPSPMAPPEIQTLPQVLITISVHA; translated from the exons ATGTCGGCGGCGCCCCGGCacggcggcgcccggcggggcaggagcggggcccTGCGCGGCGGAGAGAAGAAGTGCT CATGGGCGTCCTACATGACCAACTCCCCGACACTGATCGTGATGATCGGCCTGCCCGCCCGCGGCAAGACCTACGTCTCCAAGAAGCTCACCCGCTACCTCAACTGGATTGGGGTGCCCACCAAAG TGTTTAATTTAGGAGTGTATCGCCGGGAAGCGGTGAAGTCTTACAAGTCCTATGACTTCTTCAGGCACGATAACAAAGAAGCCATGGAAATCCGCAA ACGATGTGCCTTAGTGGCTCTAGAAGATGTGAAGGCTTACCTCTTGGAGGAGTGCGGGCAAATAGCT GTGTTTGATGCAACCAACACAACTCGAGAAAGACGGGAcctgattttaaattttgctaAAGAAAACGCTTTCAAG GTGTTTTTTGTGGAGTCTGTCTGTGACGATCCAGAAGTCATCGCTGCCAACATCCTG GAGGTGAAAGTTTCCAGCCCCGACTACCcggagagggacagggagaacGTGATGGATGATTTCCTGAAGAGGATTGAGTGCTACAAGGTCACTTACCAGCCCCTTGATCCCGATGCGTATGACAA AGATCTTTCCTTCATTAAAGTGATCAATGTGGGACAGCGGTTCCTAGTAAACAGAGTCCAGGATTACATCCAGAGTAAAATCGTCTATTACCTAATGAACATTCATGTCCAGCCGCGTACCATCTACCTTTGCCGACATGGTGAGAGTGAATATAATCTTGTTGGCAAGATTGGTGGGGATTCTGGTCTGTCGCCGCGCGGGAAGCAG TTCTCTCAGGCGCTGAAGAAGTTCATCGAGGAGCAGGAAATTGTTGATCTGAAGGTGTGGACCAGCCAGCTGAAAAGGACGATCCAGACGGCCGAGTCCCTGGGGGTCACGTACGAGCAGTGGAAGATTCTCAACGAGATCGATGCT GGGGTTTGTGAAGAAATGACCTACGCGGAAATCGAAGCCAAGTATCCAGATGAGTTTGCCTTGAGGGATCAGGAGAAATATCTGTATCGCTACCCTGGAGGAGAG tcctACCAGGACTTGGTCCAGCGCCTGGAGCCGGTAATTATGGAGCTAGAACGGCAAGGCAACGTCCTCGTTATCTCCCACCAGGCGGTTATGAGGTGCCTGGTGGCTTATTTTCTTGACAAGAGCGCAG ACGAGCTGCCCTACCTGCGCTGCCCCCTCCACACCATCCTCAAGCTGACGCCCGTTGCCTACG GCTGTAAGGTGGAGACGATCACCCTGAACGTGGAAGCAGTGAACACCCACCGCGACAAACCCTCGCTGAACGCA AGCAGCCTTCCCGCCAGCCAAACCCCTGTAAGGATGAGAAGAAACAGCTTTACGCCGCGGGCCAGCGCGGACACGGTAAAGCGCCCACGACATTACAGCGTTGGGAGCAAACCTCTCGACCTGCTGGggcctctcccctccctggaaGCTCGAGATGGGGCCGAGCGGCCGCAGCTGCAAGTCGGTGTCCAGGTGGTACCTTCCCTACGCTCCCCGCCCTCGCCCATGGCCCCCCCTGAAATACAGACCCTTCCCCAGGTCTTAATCACTATCTCTGTTCACGCATGA
- the PFKFB2 gene encoding 6-phosphofructo-2-kinase/fructose-2,6-bisphosphatase 2 isoform X19, which yields MSAAPRHGGARRGRSGALRGGEKKCSWASYMTNSPTLIVMIGLPARGKTYVSKKLTRYLNWIGVPTKVFNLGVYRREAVKSYKSYDFFRHDNKEAMEIRKRCALVALEDVKAYLLEECGQIAVFDATNTTRERRDLILNFAKENAFKVFFVESVCDDPEVIAANILEVKVSSPDYPERDRENVMDDFLKRIECYKVTYQPLDPDAYDKDLSFIKVINVGQRFLVNRVQDYIQSKIVYYLMNIHVQPRTIYLCRHGESEYNLVGKIGGDSGLSPRGKQFSQALKKFIEEQEIVDLKVWTSQLKRTIQTAESLGVTYEQWKILNEIDAGVCEEMTYAEIEAKYPDEFALRDQEKYLYRYPGGESYQDLVQRLEPVIMELERQGNVLVISHQAVMRCLVAYFLDKSADELPYLRCPLHTILKLTPVAYGCKVETITLNVEAVNTHRDKPSLNACVDEFSLPAAADGLRLGSGVVRGGSGQRLLLVAGRRGGFSLVSADFVCVLQVFGAGQDQGVPKLCRHQRGRRWVQFAPLALGTCWRQQWERRRLCPALFMK from the exons ATGTCGGCGGCGCCCCGGCacggcggcgcccggcggggcaggagcggggcccTGCGCGGCGGAGAGAAGAAGTGCT CATGGGCGTCCTACATGACCAACTCCCCGACACTGATCGTGATGATCGGCCTGCCCGCCCGCGGCAAGACCTACGTCTCCAAGAAGCTCACCCGCTACCTCAACTGGATTGGGGTGCCCACCAAAG TGTTTAATTTAGGAGTGTATCGCCGGGAAGCGGTGAAGTCTTACAAGTCCTATGACTTCTTCAGGCACGATAACAAAGAAGCCATGGAAATCCGCAA ACGATGTGCCTTAGTGGCTCTAGAAGATGTGAAGGCTTACCTCTTGGAGGAGTGCGGGCAAATAGCT GTGTTTGATGCAACCAACACAACTCGAGAAAGACGGGAcctgattttaaattttgctaAAGAAAACGCTTTCAAG GTGTTTTTTGTGGAGTCTGTCTGTGACGATCCAGAAGTCATCGCTGCCAACATCCTG GAGGTGAAAGTTTCCAGCCCCGACTACCcggagagggacagggagaacGTGATGGATGATTTCCTGAAGAGGATTGAGTGCTACAAGGTCACTTACCAGCCCCTTGATCCCGATGCGTATGACAA AGATCTTTCCTTCATTAAAGTGATCAATGTGGGACAGCGGTTCCTAGTAAACAGAGTCCAGGATTACATCCAGAGTAAAATCGTCTATTACCTAATGAACATTCATGTCCAGCCGCGTACCATCTACCTTTGCCGACATGGTGAGAGTGAATATAATCTTGTTGGCAAGATTGGTGGGGATTCTGGTCTGTCGCCGCGCGGGAAGCAG TTCTCTCAGGCGCTGAAGAAGTTCATCGAGGAGCAGGAAATTGTTGATCTGAAGGTGTGGACCAGCCAGCTGAAAAGGACGATCCAGACGGCCGAGTCCCTGGGGGTCACGTACGAGCAGTGGAAGATTCTCAACGAGATCGATGCT GGGGTTTGTGAAGAAATGACCTACGCGGAAATCGAAGCCAAGTATCCAGATGAGTTTGCCTTGAGGGATCAGGAGAAATATCTGTATCGCTACCCTGGAGGAGAG tcctACCAGGACTTGGTCCAGCGCCTGGAGCCGGTAATTATGGAGCTAGAACGGCAAGGCAACGTCCTCGTTATCTCCCACCAGGCGGTTATGAGGTGCCTGGTGGCTTATTTTCTTGACAAGAGCGCAG ACGAGCTGCCCTACCTGCGCTGCCCCCTCCACACCATCCTCAAGCTGACGCCCGTTGCCTACG GCTGTAAGGTGGAGACGATCACCCTGAACGTGGAAGCAGTGAACACCCACCGCGACAAACCCTCGCTGAACGCA tgtGTGGATGAGTTTTCTCTCCCCGCAGCTGCCGATGGGCTCAGGCTGGGCTCTGGGGTGGTTCGCGGTGGCTCGGGGCAGCGTttgctgctggtggctgggagaaggggaggtTTTTCCCTTGTCTCCGcagattttgtgtgtgtcttaCAAGTATTCGGTGCAGGGCAAGACCAGGGCGTTCCTAAACTTTGTAGACATCAGCGTGGGAGGAGATGGGTCCAGTTTGCCCCCCTCGCACTGGGCACCTGCTGGCGGCAGCAGTGGGAACGCCGCAGGCTTTGCCCGgctttatttatgaaataa
- the PFKFB2 gene encoding 6-phosphofructo-2-kinase/fructose-2,6-bisphosphatase 2 isoform X9, which produces MSAAPRHGGARRGRSGALRGGEKKCSWASYMTNSPTLIVMIGLPARGKTYVSKKLTRYLNWIGVPTKVFNLGVYRREAVKSYKSYDFFRHDNKEAMEIRKRCALVALEDVKAYLLEECGQIAVFDATNTTRERRDLILNFAKENAFKVFFVESVCDDPEVIAANILEVKVSSPDYPERDRENVMDDFLKRIECYKVTYQPLDPDAYDKDLSFIKVINVGQRFLVNRVQDYIQSKIVYYLMNIHVQPRTIYLCRHGESEYNLVGKIGGDSGLSPRGKQFSQALKKFIEEQEIVDLKVWTSQLKRTIQTAESLGVTYEQWKILNEIDAGVCEEMTYAEIEAKYPDEFALRDQEKYLYRYPGGESYQDLVQRLEPVIMELERQGNVLVISHQAVMRCLVAYFLDKSADELPYLRCPLHTILKLTPVAYGCKVETITLNVEAVNTHRDKPSLNARMAGLTV; this is translated from the exons ATGTCGGCGGCGCCCCGGCacggcggcgcccggcggggcaggagcggggcccTGCGCGGCGGAGAGAAGAAGTGCT CATGGGCGTCCTACATGACCAACTCCCCGACACTGATCGTGATGATCGGCCTGCCCGCCCGCGGCAAGACCTACGTCTCCAAGAAGCTCACCCGCTACCTCAACTGGATTGGGGTGCCCACCAAAG TGTTTAATTTAGGAGTGTATCGCCGGGAAGCGGTGAAGTCTTACAAGTCCTATGACTTCTTCAGGCACGATAACAAAGAAGCCATGGAAATCCGCAA ACGATGTGCCTTAGTGGCTCTAGAAGATGTGAAGGCTTACCTCTTGGAGGAGTGCGGGCAAATAGCT GTGTTTGATGCAACCAACACAACTCGAGAAAGACGGGAcctgattttaaattttgctaAAGAAAACGCTTTCAAG GTGTTTTTTGTGGAGTCTGTCTGTGACGATCCAGAAGTCATCGCTGCCAACATCCTG GAGGTGAAAGTTTCCAGCCCCGACTACCcggagagggacagggagaacGTGATGGATGATTTCCTGAAGAGGATTGAGTGCTACAAGGTCACTTACCAGCCCCTTGATCCCGATGCGTATGACAA AGATCTTTCCTTCATTAAAGTGATCAATGTGGGACAGCGGTTCCTAGTAAACAGAGTCCAGGATTACATCCAGAGTAAAATCGTCTATTACCTAATGAACATTCATGTCCAGCCGCGTACCATCTACCTTTGCCGACATGGTGAGAGTGAATATAATCTTGTTGGCAAGATTGGTGGGGATTCTGGTCTGTCGCCGCGCGGGAAGCAG TTCTCTCAGGCGCTGAAGAAGTTCATCGAGGAGCAGGAAATTGTTGATCTGAAGGTGTGGACCAGCCAGCTGAAAAGGACGATCCAGACGGCCGAGTCCCTGGGGGTCACGTACGAGCAGTGGAAGATTCTCAACGAGATCGATGCT GGGGTTTGTGAAGAAATGACCTACGCGGAAATCGAAGCCAAGTATCCAGATGAGTTTGCCTTGAGGGATCAGGAGAAATATCTGTATCGCTACCCTGGAGGAGAG tcctACCAGGACTTGGTCCAGCGCCTGGAGCCGGTAATTATGGAGCTAGAACGGCAAGGCAACGTCCTCGTTATCTCCCACCAGGCGGTTATGAGGTGCCTGGTGGCTTATTTTCTTGACAAGAGCGCAG ACGAGCTGCCCTACCTGCGCTGCCCCCTCCACACCATCCTCAAGCTGACGCCCGTTGCCTACG GCTGTAAGGTGGAGACGATCACCCTGAACGTGGAAGCAGTGAACACCCACCGCGACAAACCCTCGCTGAACGCA AGGATGGCCGGTTTAACGGTGTAG